In Myxococcus stipitatus, the following are encoded in one genomic region:
- a CDS encoding YciI family protein → MRFMVMVKATKDSEAGTMPEQSLLEAMGKYNEELVKAGVLLAGEGLHPSSRGVRVRFNGAGRTVIDGPFAETKELIAGFWLFQVKSLEECIEWVKRCPNPMLGESEIEIRKVFDPEDFGAALTPELKAQEENLRKQATKN, encoded by the coding sequence ATGCGATTCATGGTGATGGTGAAGGCGACGAAGGACTCGGAAGCGGGAACGATGCCGGAGCAGTCCCTGCTGGAGGCGATGGGCAAGTACAACGAAGAGCTGGTGAAGGCGGGCGTGCTGCTCGCGGGTGAGGGCCTCCACCCCAGCTCGAGGGGCGTGCGAGTGCGCTTCAACGGCGCGGGCCGGACGGTGATTGATGGCCCCTTCGCGGAGACGAAGGAGCTGATCGCTGGCTTCTGGCTGTTCCAGGTGAAGTCCCTGGAAGAGTGCATCGAGTGGGTGAAGCGCTGCCCGAACCCCATGCTGGGCGAGTCCGAGATTGAGATTCGCAAGGTGTTCGACCCCGAGGACTTCGGCGCGGCCCTCACGCCCGAGCTCAAGGCGCAGGAAGAGAACCTGCGCAAGCAGGCCACGAAGAACTGA
- a CDS encoding SDR family oxidoreductase: protein MSPSSRLGPLSHAHVLERIRHCAATVTRYPLDILTAEAQLEDELGIDSVKLAEIAAVVAREFGLAVERLPRGAKARTLSSIAEQVVLLLSEAAPAPVAAPVAPSIPKPVAVAAPVAPPVAGAPADLDARVRGVFARVTRYPEELLTPEADLEDELGIDSVKLAEVLAVLAKELGLELGPRPSRRLRTLSAVTEEIRSRQGPGVPTPSPVVSLPVAVRSPLPFEGKVALVTGSGKGIGKVIAQRLASAGATVVVNSFHSREEGERTAQEIIAAGGKALHVWGSVAQEEHLERLFTTISERLGGLDFLVCNASNGMIGPFDRIAPRDWDKAFRTCVTGTYECAMRARPLMARRGGGVIVTMSTSMSQRYMYDLGCQGVVKAGVESLTRYLAAELAPEGIRTNCVSAGPVHGELLGMFPNAAGRVTRWESATPGGQLCTAEDVADVTELLLGPKTQRVNGAVWVVDGGLSATVDGLLPEGRPQANGHDVRALSALDS from the coding sequence ATGTCCCCGTCATCACGCCTGGGTCCCCTGTCGCACGCACACGTCCTGGAGCGGATTCGCCACTGCGCGGCGACTGTCACCCGGTATCCGCTCGATATCCTGACCGCCGAGGCGCAGCTGGAGGACGAGCTGGGCATCGACTCGGTGAAGCTCGCGGAGATCGCCGCCGTCGTCGCGCGTGAGTTCGGCCTCGCCGTGGAGCGCCTGCCTCGGGGGGCGAAGGCCCGGACGCTGAGCTCCATCGCCGAGCAGGTGGTGCTGCTGCTCTCGGAGGCGGCGCCCGCGCCCGTCGCCGCGCCGGTGGCTCCGTCCATTCCCAAGCCGGTGGCGGTGGCCGCGCCGGTGGCTCCCCCGGTGGCTGGGGCTCCTGCGGACCTCGACGCCCGGGTGCGCGGCGTGTTCGCGAGGGTGACGCGCTACCCGGAAGAGTTGCTGACGCCCGAGGCGGACCTGGAGGACGAGCTGGGCATCGACTCCGTCAAGCTGGCGGAGGTGCTCGCGGTGCTCGCCAAGGAGCTGGGGCTGGAGTTGGGGCCTCGTCCGTCGCGGCGGCTGCGCACGCTCTCCGCCGTGACGGAGGAGATTCGTTCCCGGCAGGGCCCGGGTGTTCCCACTCCAAGCCCGGTGGTCTCCCTGCCCGTGGCCGTCCGGTCCCCTCTTCCCTTCGAGGGCAAGGTGGCGCTCGTCACCGGCTCCGGGAAGGGGATTGGGAAGGTCATCGCCCAGCGGCTGGCGAGCGCGGGGGCGACGGTGGTCGTCAACTCGTTTCATTCCCGCGAAGAGGGGGAGCGCACCGCGCAGGAGATCATCGCGGCGGGAGGCAAGGCGCTGCACGTGTGGGGCTCCGTCGCGCAGGAGGAGCACCTGGAGCGGCTCTTCACCACCATCTCGGAGCGGCTGGGGGGCTTGGACTTCCTGGTGTGCAACGCCTCCAACGGGATGATTGGCCCGTTCGACCGCATCGCCCCGCGTGACTGGGACAAGGCATTCCGCACGTGTGTCACCGGGACGTACGAGTGCGCCATGCGCGCCCGGCCGCTGATGGCGCGGCGAGGGGGTGGAGTCATCGTCACGATGTCGACCTCCATGTCTCAGCGGTACATGTATGACCTGGGGTGCCAGGGCGTGGTGAAGGCGGGAGTCGAATCGCTCACGCGCTACCTGGCGGCGGAGCTCGCGCCGGAAGGCATCCGCACCAACTGCGTGTCGGCGGGCCCGGTGCATGGGGAGCTGCTGGGCATGTTCCCCAACGCGGCGGGGCGAGTGACGCGGTGGGAGTCCGCCACGCCGGGCGGGCAGCTCTGCACGGCGGAAGACGTGGCCGACGTGACGGAGCTGCTGCTGGGCCCCAAGACGCAGCGGGTGAATGGCGCGGTCTGGGTGGTGGACGGTGGGCTCTCCGCGACGGTGGATGGCCTGCTGCCGGAAGGGCGTCCGCAAGCCAACGGGCACGACGTGCGGGCGCTGAGTGCACTGGATTCCTGA